The Nycticebus coucang isolate mNycCou1 chromosome 2, mNycCou1.pri, whole genome shotgun sequence genome includes a window with the following:
- the JSRP1 gene encoding junctional sarcoplasmic reticulum protein 1, whose translation MATRGWEELDRGLGSCQAGKDLSVLAEPQKDRIQGTSRLADPSSWPHDPQKTMGEGRSAYTRPKKIEKEPAARGAPGSGKEKLKAGASPGTAPAHKKMQAASPPQPLPPPPALSEELPWGEVTLNKCLVLASLVALLGSAFQLCRDTVFGEVADPAPAPELWAPPSLARKEPASLPPMLTTRAPLPGPPAPQAEARDRPKISRNREATEKDEEEPGKTAGEDRAPLADRGPKERRRKKERPRKERPRKEERPRRERPSAASKANKVSHQPWARDSRDAEYSKRQPWASPLRPNEQHRPLGRQKHSVGKGRD comes from the exons ATGGCAACCAGAGGCTGGGAGGAGTTGGACAGAGGCCTAGGCAGCTGCCAGGCTGGCAAAGACCTCTCTGTGCTGGCTGAGCCCCAGAAGGACAGGATTCAAG GGACATCCAGGCTGGCCGACCCTAGCAGCTGGCCCCAT GACCCTCAGAAGACCATGGGTGAAGGCCGAAGTGCATATACCAGGCCCAAGAAGATAGAAAAGGAGCCTGCAGCCAGGGGTGCCCCAGGATCTGGCAAGGAGAAGCTGAAAGCTGGAGCAA GCCCTGGCACCGCCCCTGCTCACAAGAAGATGCAGGCAGCTTCACCCCCGCAGCCACTACCTCCGCCTCCGGCCCTGAGCGAGGAGCTGCCCTGGGGGGAGGTGACACTCAACAAATGCCTGGTACTGGCCTCCCTGGTAGCGCTTCTGGGCTCGGCTTTCCAGCTGTGTCGTG ACACAGTGTTTGGAGAAGTGGCCGACCCGGCGCCTGCCCCTGAGCTGTGGGCCCCGCCAAGCTTGGCCCGGAAAGAGCCCGCGTCGCTCCCG CCTATGCTCACAACGAGGGCGCCCCTACCCGGGCCGCCTGCGCCCCAGGCAGAGGCAAGGGACAGGCCCAAGATTTCCAGAAATCGAGAGGCAACTGAGAAGGATGAGGAGGAACCTGGGAAGACCGCAGGGGAGGATCGCGCGCCCCTCGCAGATCGAGGACCCAAGGAGAGGcggaggaagaaggagaggccGCGGAAGGAGAGGCCAAGAAAAGAggagaggccgaggagggagagGCCGTCGGCCGCCAGTAAGGCTAACAAAGTGAGCCATCAGCCGTGGGCGCGAGACTCCCGGGATGCGGAGTACAGCAAGAGACAGCCCTGGGCCTCCCCACTGCGCCCCAATGAGCAGCACAGGCCTCTGGGCCGCCAAAAGCATAGCGTAGGCAAAGGGCGGGACTGA
- the AMH gene encoding muellerian-inhibiting factor isoform X1 gives MMHGLPLHFLALLLAAGTPGAAELAASTGGLIFRDDWDWRPSGSPGDPLCLVTLGGGSNHSGVPMKVAGSLSSYEWAFLRAVQQAHWEPQDLATFGVCNPGDKQASLPLLQRLGAWLGAPQGQRLLVLHLEEVIWEPILSLRFQEPPLGGAGPPELALLVLYTGRGPEVTVAGAGLPGTQSLCPSRDTRYLALALDRPEEAWHGSGLALTLRSRGDDAARTDTPLSTTQLQVLLFGDNPRCFTRMAPALLLLPRSQPTPLPVHGKLDTVPFPPPRCAQAQVGGTGVGGGGVAWRPLLTSPTTGFRLSRGPEEPPPSADPFLETLTRLVRALRVFPAQASAPRLALDPDALASFPQGLVNLSDPEALERMLDGEEPLLLLLPPVVATDANPAPPQGPTSAPWAESLTRRVAAELQAAAAELRGLPGLPPAVVPLLARLLALCPGESGGPGGPLRALLLLKALQGLRAEWRGRDLRGPGRAQRSAGTATTDGPCALQELSVDLRAERSVLIPETYQANNCQGACGWPQSDRNPRYGNHVVLLLKMQARGAALARPPCCVPTAYAGKLLISLSEERISAHHVPNMVATECGCR, from the exons ATGATGCATGGCCTGCCTCTCCATTTCCTGGCTCTGTTGCTGGCAGCTGGGACCCCTGGAGCAGCAGAGCTAGCTGCCAGCACAGGGGGTCTCATCTTTCGCGATGATTGGGACTGGCGGCCATCAGGCAGCCCAGGGGATCCCCTGTGCCTGGTGACTCTGGGTGGGGGCAGCAACCACAGTGGAGTCCCCATGAAGGTGGCAGGGTCCCTGAGCAGCTATGAGTGGGCCTTCCTGAGGGCTGTGCAGCAGGCTCACTGGGAGCCCCAAGACTTGGCCACCTTCGGGGTCTGCAACCCAGGTGACAAGCAGGCTTCCCTGCCCCTTCTACAGCGCCTTGGGGCCTGGCTGGGGGCACCACAGGGGCAGCGGCTGCTGGTCCTGCACCTGGAGGAAG TGATATGGGAGCCAATACTCTCGCTGAGGTTCCAAGAGCCCCCACTTGGAGGAGCTGGTCCCCCAGAGCTGGCGCTGCTGGTGCTGTACACCGGGCGTGGCCCCGAGGTCACTGTTGCCGGGGCTGGGCTGCCCGGCACCCAG AGCCTCTGCCCGTCCCGGGACACCCGCTACCTGGCACTGGCCTTGGACCGCCCGGAAGAAGCCTGGCACGGCTCCGGGCTCGCCTTGACCCTGAGGTCCCGCGGAGACG ATGCTGCCCGCACAGATACCCCCCTGAGTACCACCCAGTTGCAAGTGCTACTGTTTGGCGACAACCCCCGCTGCTTCACGCGGATGGCCCCTGCCCTGCTCCTGCTGCCCCGGTCCCAGCCCACGCCGCTCCCCGTGCATGGCAAGTTGGATACAGTACCCTTTCCGCCGCCCAGGTGTGCGCAGGCTCAAGTTGGGGGAACAGGGGTTGGTGGGGGAGGCGTTGCCTGGCGCCCGCTCTTAACTTCCCCCACGACGGGTTTCAGGCTGTCCCGGGGGCCTGAGGAGCCGCCGCCCAGCGCGGACCCCTTTCTGGAGACGCTCACGCGCCTAGTGCGCGCGCTGCGGGTCTTTCCGGCCCAGGCCTCGGCGCCGCGCCTGGCCTTGGACCCGGATGCGCTGGCCAGTTTTCCGCAGGGCCTGGTCAACTTGTCGGACCCCGAGGCACTGGAGCGCATGCTCGACGGCGAGgagccgctgctgctgctgctgccgcctgTCGTGGCCACCGACGCGAACCCCGCGCCGCCGCAGGGCCCAACGTCGGCTCCGTGGGCTGAGAGCCTGACGCGACGAGTGGCTGCCGAGCTACAAGCGGCGGCCGCCGAGCTGCGCGGCCTCCCGGGCCTGCCGCCGGCTGTGGTTCCGCTGCTGGCGCGCCTGCTTGCCCTGTGCCCGGGAGAGTCTGGCGGCCCCGGCGGGCCGCTGCGTGCGCTGCTTCTCCTGAAGGCGCTGCAGGGGCTGCGGGCAGAGTGGCGCGGGCGGGACCTGCGCGGGCCGGGCCGGGCGCAGCGCAGCGCTGGGACTGCCACCACCGACGGGCCGTGCGCGCTGCAGGAGCTCAGCGTGGACCTACGCGCCGAGCGCTCGGTGCTTATCCCTGAGACGTACCAGGCCAACAACTGCCAGGGCGCGTGCGGCTGGCCGCAGTCCGACCGCAACCCGCGCTACGGCAACCATGTAGTGCTGCTGCTCAAAATGCAGGCCCGCGGGGCCGCCCTGGCTCGCCCGCCCTGCTGTGTGCCCACCGCCTATGCCGGCAAGCTCCTCATCAGCCTGTCGGAGGAACGCATCAGTGCGCACCACGTGCCCAACATGGTGGCCACCGAATGCGGCTGCCGGTGA
- the AMH gene encoding muellerian-inhibiting factor isoform X2: MMHGLPLHFLALLLAAGTPGAAELAASTGGLIFRDDWDWRPSGSPGDPLCLVTLGGGSNHSGVPMKVAGSLSSYEWAFLRAVQQAHWEPQDLATFGVCNPGDKQASLPLLQRLGAWLGAPQGQRLLVLHLEEVIWEPILSLRFQEPPLGGAGPPELALLVLYTGRGPEVTVAGAGLPGTQSLCPSRDTRYLALALDRPEEAWHGSGLALTLRSRGDDAARTDTPLSTTQLQVLLFGDNPRCFTRMAPALLLLPRSQPTPLPVHGKLDTVPFPPPRLSRGPEEPPPSADPFLETLTRLVRALRVFPAQASAPRLALDPDALASFPQGLVNLSDPEALERMLDGEEPLLLLLPPVVATDANPAPPQGPTSAPWAESLTRRVAAELQAAAAELRGLPGLPPAVVPLLARLLALCPGESGGPGGPLRALLLLKALQGLRAEWRGRDLRGPGRAQRSAGTATTDGPCALQELSVDLRAERSVLIPETYQANNCQGACGWPQSDRNPRYGNHVVLLLKMQARGAALARPPCCVPTAYAGKLLISLSEERISAHHVPNMVATECGCR; this comes from the exons ATGATGCATGGCCTGCCTCTCCATTTCCTGGCTCTGTTGCTGGCAGCTGGGACCCCTGGAGCAGCAGAGCTAGCTGCCAGCACAGGGGGTCTCATCTTTCGCGATGATTGGGACTGGCGGCCATCAGGCAGCCCAGGGGATCCCCTGTGCCTGGTGACTCTGGGTGGGGGCAGCAACCACAGTGGAGTCCCCATGAAGGTGGCAGGGTCCCTGAGCAGCTATGAGTGGGCCTTCCTGAGGGCTGTGCAGCAGGCTCACTGGGAGCCCCAAGACTTGGCCACCTTCGGGGTCTGCAACCCAGGTGACAAGCAGGCTTCCCTGCCCCTTCTACAGCGCCTTGGGGCCTGGCTGGGGGCACCACAGGGGCAGCGGCTGCTGGTCCTGCACCTGGAGGAAG TGATATGGGAGCCAATACTCTCGCTGAGGTTCCAAGAGCCCCCACTTGGAGGAGCTGGTCCCCCAGAGCTGGCGCTGCTGGTGCTGTACACCGGGCGTGGCCCCGAGGTCACTGTTGCCGGGGCTGGGCTGCCCGGCACCCAG AGCCTCTGCCCGTCCCGGGACACCCGCTACCTGGCACTGGCCTTGGACCGCCCGGAAGAAGCCTGGCACGGCTCCGGGCTCGCCTTGACCCTGAGGTCCCGCGGAGACG ATGCTGCCCGCACAGATACCCCCCTGAGTACCACCCAGTTGCAAGTGCTACTGTTTGGCGACAACCCCCGCTGCTTCACGCGGATGGCCCCTGCCCTGCTCCTGCTGCCCCGGTCCCAGCCCACGCCGCTCCCCGTGCATGGCAAGTTGGATACAGTACCCTTTCCGCCGCCCAG GCTGTCCCGGGGGCCTGAGGAGCCGCCGCCCAGCGCGGACCCCTTTCTGGAGACGCTCACGCGCCTAGTGCGCGCGCTGCGGGTCTTTCCGGCCCAGGCCTCGGCGCCGCGCCTGGCCTTGGACCCGGATGCGCTGGCCAGTTTTCCGCAGGGCCTGGTCAACTTGTCGGACCCCGAGGCACTGGAGCGCATGCTCGACGGCGAGgagccgctgctgctgctgctgccgcctgTCGTGGCCACCGACGCGAACCCCGCGCCGCCGCAGGGCCCAACGTCGGCTCCGTGGGCTGAGAGCCTGACGCGACGAGTGGCTGCCGAGCTACAAGCGGCGGCCGCCGAGCTGCGCGGCCTCCCGGGCCTGCCGCCGGCTGTGGTTCCGCTGCTGGCGCGCCTGCTTGCCCTGTGCCCGGGAGAGTCTGGCGGCCCCGGCGGGCCGCTGCGTGCGCTGCTTCTCCTGAAGGCGCTGCAGGGGCTGCGGGCAGAGTGGCGCGGGCGGGACCTGCGCGGGCCGGGCCGGGCGCAGCGCAGCGCTGGGACTGCCACCACCGACGGGCCGTGCGCGCTGCAGGAGCTCAGCGTGGACCTACGCGCCGAGCGCTCGGTGCTTATCCCTGAGACGTACCAGGCCAACAACTGCCAGGGCGCGTGCGGCTGGCCGCAGTCCGACCGCAACCCGCGCTACGGCAACCATGTAGTGCTGCTGCTCAAAATGCAGGCCCGCGGGGCCGCCCTGGCTCGCCCGCCCTGCTGTGTGCCCACCGCCTATGCCGGCAAGCTCCTCATCAGCCTGTCGGAGGAACGCATCAGTGCGCACCACGTGCCCAACATGGTGGCCACCGAATGCGGCTGCCGGTGA
- the SF3A2 gene encoding splicing factor 3A subunit 2 yields the protein MDFQHRPGGKTGSGGVASSSESNRDRRERLRQLALETIDINKDPYFMKNHLGSYECKLCLTLHNNEGSYLAHTQGKKHQTNLARRAAKEAKEAPAQPAPEKVKVEVKKFVKIGRPGYKVTKQRDSEMGQQSLLFQIDYPEIAEGIMPRHRFMSAYEQRIEPPDRRWQYLLMAAEPYETIAFKVPSREIDKAEGKFWTHWNRETKQFFLQFHFKMEKPPAPPSLPAGPPGVKRPPPPLMNGLPPRPPLPESLPPPPPGGLPLPPMPPTGPAPSGPPGPPQLPPPAPGVHPPAPVVHPPAPVVHPPTSGVHPQAPGVHPPAPVVHPPASGVHPPAPGVHPPAPGVHPPAPGVHPPAPGVHPPPSAGVHPQAPGVHPSTTAVHPQAPGVHPPAPGIHPQPPGVHPSAPGVHPPAPGVHPSAPGVHPQPPGVHPPTPMPPMLRPPLPSEGPGNIPPPPPTN from the exons ATGGACTTCCAGCATCGGCCAGGCGGCAAGACTGGCAGTGGGGGCGTGGCCTCCTCCTCTGAAAGCAACCGGGACCGGCGGGAGCGCCTCCGGCAGCTGGCCCTGGAAACCATCGACATCAACAAG GAcccatattttatgaaaaatcatCTGGGTTCATATGAATGCAAACTCTGCCTGACGCTTCACAACAACGAG GGAAGCTATCTTGCCCATACCCAAGGAAAGAAGCACCAAACCAACTT GGCCCGGCGAGCAGCCAAGGAGGCGAAGGAGGCCCCTGCCCAGCCTGCGCCTGAGAAGGTCAAGGTGGAGGTGAAGAAATTTGTGAAGATTGGCCGCCCAGGCTACAAAG TGACCAAGCAGAGGGACTCAGAGATGGGCCAGCAGAGCCTTCTCTTCCAG ATCGACTACCCTGAGATTGCTGAGGGCATCATGCCCCGCCACCGATTCATGTCTGCCTATGAGCAGAGGATTGAGCCCCCGGACCGGCGCTGGCAATATTTGTTAATGGCCGCAGAGCCCTATGAGACCATTGCCTTCAAG GTACCTAGCAGAGAGATTGACAAGGCTGAAGGGAAGTTTTGGACTCACTGGAACAGAGAAACCAAGCAG tttttcctccagttccactTTAAGATGGAGAAGCCCCCAGCTCCACCCAGCCTTCCTGCTGGGCCTCCTGGGGTGAAGCGGCCTCCACCCCCGCTGATGAATGGGTTGCCTCCTCGGCCTCCATTGCCTGAGTCTTTGCCACCACCCCCACCTGGGGGCCTGCCCCTGCCCCCCATGCCCCCCACGGGGCCTGCACCCTCAGGGCCCCCAGGACCTCCCCAGCTGCCCCCACCAGCCCCTGGGGTCCACCCCCCAGCACCAGTCGTCCACCCCCCAGCACCAGTGGTCCACCCCCCCACATCTGGGGTCCATCCCCAAGCCCCTGGGGTCCATCCCCCAGCACCAGTGGTCCACCCACCAGCATCTGGGGTccaccctccagctcctggggtccatcctccagctcctggggtcCATCCCCCAGCTCCAGGGGTTCACCCACCTGCCCCAGGAGTCCACCCTCCTCCATCAGCTGGGGTTCATCCCCAGGCTCCTGGAGTACATCCATCAACTACTGCAGTTCACCCCCAGGCCCCAGGGGTCCACCCCCCAGCCCCAGGAATCCACCCTCAGCCCCCAGGGGTCCACCCCTCAGCTCCTGGTGTccatcctccagctcctggggtaCACCCTTCAGCTCCTGGGGTACACCCTCAGCCCCCTGGGGTACACCCTCCAACTCCCATGCCTCCAATGCTGAGGCCCCCACTCCCCTCCGAAGGCCCTGGGAATAtacctcctcctcccccaaccaACTGA
- the LOC128578413 gene encoding coiled-coil domain-containing protein 28B-like, with protein sequence MDDKKKKRSPKPCLTQSGQAPGTLRRVPVPTSHSGSLALGLPHLPSPKQRAKFKRVGKEKCRPVLAGGAGGSAGTPLQHSFLTEVTDVYEMEGGLLNLLNDFHSGRLQAFGRECSFEQLEHVREMQEKLARLHFSLDVCGEEDDDEEEEDGVTERLPEEQKTTMADRNLDQLLSNLEDLSNSIQKLHLAENADLEDQSAA encoded by the coding sequence ATGGATGACAAGAAGAAGAAACGGAGTCCCAAACCCTGTCTGACCCAGTCAGGCCAGGCCCCAGGCACACTACGCAGGGTCCCTGTGCCCACCAGCCACAGCGGCTCCTTGGCCCTTGGACTCCCTCATCTGCCATCCCCCAAGCAGCGGGCTAAGTTCAAGAGAGTAGGCAAAGAGAAATGCCGTCCAGTGCTGGCTGGAGGTGCAGGTGGCTCTGCAGGCACGCCCCTGCAGCACTCCTTCCTGACCGAGGTGACCGATGTCTATGAGATGGAGGGGGGACTACTGAACCTGCTCAATGATTTTCACTCAGGCCGGCTTCAGGCCTTTGGGAGGGAATGTTCCTTCGAGCAGTTGGAGCACGTGCGCGAGATGCAGGAGAAGCTGGCCCGGCTCCACTTTAGCCTGGACGTGTGTGGGGAAGAGGATgatgatgaagaggaagaggacgGGGTCACCGAGAGGCTGCCTGAGGAGCAGAAGACGACAATGGCTGACCGAAACCTGGACCAGCTGCTTAGCAATCTGGAAGATCTTAGTAATTCTATACAGAAGCTGCACCTGGCCGAGAACGCCGACCTGGAGGATCAGTCAGCAGCTTAG
- the PLEKHJ1 gene encoding pleckstrin homology domain-containing family J member 1, with amino-acid sequence MRYNEKELQALSRQPAELAAELGMRGPKKGSVVKRRLVKLVVNFLFYFRTDEAEPVGALLLERCTVAREELSGFSISFMEDPERKYYFECCSEEQCQEWMEALHRASYEFMRRSLIFYRNEIQKMTGKDPLEQFGISEEARFQLSSLKA; translated from the exons ATGCGCTACAACGAGAAAGAGCTGCAGGCGTTGTCCCGCCAGCCAGCTGAGCTGGCGGCCGAGCTGGGCATGCGGGGTCCCAAGAAGGGCAGCG TGGTGAAGCGGCGGCTAGTGAAGCTGGTGGTGAATTTTCTCTTCTACTTCCGCACGGACGAGGCCGAG CCTGTCGGAGCTCTGCTGCTGGAGCGCTGCACCGTCGCCCGGGAAGAACTCAGCGGCTTCTCCATAA GCTTCATGGAGGACCCGGAGAGGAAATACTACTTCGAGTGCTGCAGTGAGGAGCAGTGCCAGGAGTGGATGGAGGCTCTGCATCGGGCCAG CTATGAGTTTATGCGAAGAAGCCTCATCTTCTACAGGAACGAGATCCAGAAGATGACAGGCAAG GATCCCCTGGAGCAGTTTGGCATATCAGAGGAGGCCAGGTTTCAGCTGAGCAGCTTGAAGGCATGA